A portion of the Gigantopelta aegis isolate Gae_Host chromosome 10, Gae_host_genome, whole genome shotgun sequence genome contains these proteins:
- the LOC121383882 gene encoding insoluble matrix shell protein 4-like, which translates to MGGSKHHSLVQLEVPTFPPSNESETSRGDAPDNVNKKNAIPVTLCGTNKGYWYCRNGNGNRYCRNGNGYRYCRNRYRYCHHDNGYRYCRNGNGYRYCRKGNGYRYCRNGNGYRYCRNDNGYRHCCNGNGYRYCRNGNGYRYCRKDNGYRHCRHNGYGYYRNGNGYRYCRNGNAYRYCRNGNGYRYCRNDNGYRYCRNDNGYRYCINDNGYRYCIDDIFC; encoded by the exons ATGGGAGGGTCAAAGCATCACTCCCTTGTCCAGCTCGAAGTCCCGACCTTTCCTCCATCGAACGAGTCTGAGACATCACGAGGCGACGCCCCAGACAACGTGAAC AAAAAAAATGCTATACCAGTGACACTGTGTGGGACCAACAAAGGATATTGGTACTGTCGTAACGGCAACGGAAATCGGTACTGTCGCAACGGCAACGGATATCGGTACTGTCGCAATCGATATCGGTACTGTCATCACGACAACGGATATCGGTACTGTCGTAACGGCAACGGATATCGGTACTGTCGCAAAGGCAACGGATATCGGTACTGTCGTAACGGCAACGGATATCGGTACTGTCGCAACGACAACGGATATCGGCACTGTTGTAACGGCAACGGATATCGGTACTGTCGTAACGGCAACGGATATCGGTACTGTCGCAAAGACAACGGATATCGGCACTGTCGTCACAACGGATATGGGTACTATCGTAACGGCAACGGATATCGGTACTGTCGTAACGGCAACGCATATCGGTACTGTCGTAACGGCAACGGATATCGGTACTGTCGTAACGACAACGGATATCGGTACTGTCGTAACGACAACGGATATCGGTACTGTATCAACGACAACGGATATCGGTACTGTATTGACGACATATTTTGCTAG
- the LOC121384079 gene encoding peroxidasin-like isoform X1, whose translation MFNKDTRVTMTISENIVTLVCLLGILMCCSTTWAQDPAPFDPTVPMISQIIDWEGQPALRNSTLLQVLATIQQLQDQDQSFFDSGVDFSKGFNTISQQSIFLNTKQQASILGRRQRQRIALINLLARQFNMSRTDVSRALGGLLAGSDLSHLTTQGKGCQPGFSFTCDQKQKYRTADGTCNNLQNPFWGKSFIAMRRFVKPLYDDGVSFPRARGRNGGVLPSPRFVSSMLHASRQPIPDDEFVTHMVMQWGQFLDHDITSTPVHRGLSGSAVTCCVDDLVPANLSQAILNNLRHRDICFPIAVPRNDHRFGHRSCLNFVRSIQVANADCSDVPVEQLNQLTAYVDGSQIYGSTEEEEKSLRTGMNGQLKSSRDGLLPREEKEICEMDRPGAFCFKAGDERVNEQMGLTTMHTTWMRQHNRIAADLQTLNPHWDDEHVFQETRRIVGAMLQHITYHEFMPSVFGQSDMKAWGLTSPSWGFHDVYDPEVDASIRNGFATAAFRFGHSLVRSFMSHYTRDYQFDGDSLLQHIFGNTSVILSNHNRINTFLRGLSVDRASKMDRFLSSQILDHLFEDKKGDALDLAALNIQRGRDHGLPGYNHWRQMCKLTVATTFDPDQPNGLVDHPYEDAEILSSLYRHPDDIDLFPGAISERPVPGGLVGPTVTCILGKQFAFLKTGDRFWYERKNEDTGFTLEQLNSIKSVSLARVMCDNSNIEKIQAHVFWRIGMDERYMNPVVGCWSLPALDLTLWKDNGAYWSNWSEWSPCFASFRHRSRTCPNEVTMCDGPNTQFKKCSKQSCDKFVTPEDRFNCLMNIADIFDFKK comes from the exons atgtttaacaaagaCACGCGAGTAACAATGACTATTTCGGAGAATATCGTAACTCTGGTGTGTTTACTTGGTATTCTTATGTGTTGCTCGACGACGTGGGCACAGGACCCGGCACCATTCGATCCAACGGTCCCGATGATTTCTCAGATCATAGACTGGGAGGGTCAGCCGGCGCTACGAAACTCTACCTTACTGCAGGTTTTGGCGACCATACAGCAACTACAAGATCAGGACCAGTCGTTTTTTGATTCAG GCGTGGATTTCTCCAAGGGGTTCAACACGATCTCCCAGCAGTCTATTTTCCTCAACACCAAGCAGCAAGCCAGTATCCTGGGCAGACGACAGAGACAGAGAATTGCCCTCATTAACCTCCTCGCAAGACA GTTCAACATGTCGCGGACAGACGTGTCCAGGGCTCTAGGTGGTCTTCTCGCGGGCTCGGACCTGTCTCACCTGACCACCCAGGGCAAGGGCTGTCAGCCCGGGTTCTCCTTCACGTGCGACCAGAAGCAGAAATACCGGACGGCGGACGGAACGTGCAACAACCTGCAGAACCCGTTCTGGGGCAAGTCGTTCATCGCCATGAGGCGGTTCGTGAAGCCATTGTACGATGACG GCGTGTCCTTCCCGCGTGCAAGGGGCAGAAACGGAGGTGTGCTGCCGAGCCCCCGTTTCGTGAGCTCCATGCTGCATGCCTCGAGACAGCCGATTCCTGATGATGAGTTCGTCACCCACATGGTGATGCAGTGGGGGCAGTTCCTCGACCACGACATCACCAGCACGCCAGTTCACAGAG GTTTGTCCGGATCTGCGGTCACCTGCTGCGTGGATGATCTGGTTCCTGCCAATCTGAGTCAGGCCATCCTCAACAATCTCAGACACAG AGATATCTGTTTTCCTATAGCAGTGCCACGGAATGATCATAGGTTTGGTCACCGGTCGTGTCTCAACTTCGTGCGGTCTATCCAGGTGGCCAATGCGGACTGCTCGGATG TTCCGGTTGAGCAGCTCAATCAGCTAACAGCGTACGTGGACGGTTCTCAGATTTACGGGTCGACAGAGGAGGAAGAGAAATCTCTGAGGACAGGAATGAACG GTCAGCTGAAGAGCTCGAGGGACGGACTCCTGCCTAGAGAGGAGAAGGAGATTTGTGAGATGGACAGACCAGGAGCCTTCTGTTTCAAAGCAG GTGACGAGCGCGTCAACGAACAGATGGGCCTGACGACGATGCACACGACGTGGATGCGACAACACAACCGGATCGCCGCCGACCTGCAGACTCTGAACCCGCACTGGGACGACGAACACGTGTTTCAGGAGACTAGGCGCATCGTGGGCGCCATGCTGCAGCACATCACGTACCACGAGTTCATGCCGTCAGTGTTCGGTCAGTCCGACATGAAGGCCTGGGGCCTGACGTCGCCCAGCTGGGGCTTCCACGACGTTTATGACCCGGAAGTGGACGCCAGCATACGCAACGGGTTCGCGACAGCCGCGTTCCGGTTTGGCCACTCGCTGGTTCGGTCGTTCATGTCGCACTACACGCGGGACTACCAGTTCGACGGCGACTCGCTCCTGCAGCACATATTCGGCAACACGTCCGTCATCCTGTCCAACCACAACAGGATCAACACCTTTCTGCGCGGTCTCAGCGTCGATCGCGCAAGCAAGATGGACCGCTTCCTGTCGAGTCAGATCCTTGACCATCTGTTCGAAGACAAGAAAGGAGACGCCCTTGACCTTGCGGCCTTGAACATTCAGAGAGGTCGTGATCACGGACTTCCGGGGTACAATCATTGGCGGCAGATGTGTAAACTTACTGTCGCGACGACCTTTGACCCCGATCAGCCAAATGGACTAGTAGATCACCCGTACGAAGATGCCGAGATTTTAAGTTCTCTGTACAg ACACCCAGACGACATCGACCTGTTTCCCGGGGCGATCTCCGAGCGGCCTGTCCCCGGCGGTCTCGTGGGTCCTACCGTCACGTGCATCCTCGGCAAACAGTTTGCCTTCCTCAAGACTGGGGACAGGTTCTGGTATGAGCGTAAAAACGAAGACACCGGCTTCACATTAG AGCAGCTGAACAGCATCAAGTCGGTGTCGCTGGCTCGCGTCATGTGCGACAACTCCAACATCGAGAAGATTCAAGCTCACGTCTTCTGGAGGATCGGGATGGACGAGCGGTATAT GAACCCAGTGGTCGGTTGCTGGTCACTTCCGGCTCTTGATCTGACTCTCTGGAAAGACAATGGAGCCTATTGGTCAAACTGGTCCGAGTGGTCGCCATGTTTCGCCAGCTTCCGTCATCGAAGTCGAACTTGCCCGAACGAAGTGACTATGTGTGACGGTCCCAACACACAGTTCAAAAAGTGTTCCAAACAATCGTGCGATAAATTCGTCACTCCAGAAGATAGATTCAACTGTCTAATGAATATAGCCGACATatttgactttaaaaaataa
- the LOC121384079 gene encoding peroxidasin-like isoform X2, producing the protein MRRFVKPLYDDGVSFPRARGRNGGVLPSPRFVSSMLHASRQPIPDDEFVTHMVMQWGQFLDHDITSTPVHRGLSGSAVTCCVDDLVPANLSQAILNNLRHRDICFPIAVPRNDHRFGHRSCLNFVRSIQVANADCSDVPVEQLNQLTAYVDGSQIYGSTEEEEKSLRTGMNGQLKSSRDGLLPREEKEICEMDRPGAFCFKAGDERVNEQMGLTTMHTTWMRQHNRIAADLQTLNPHWDDEHVFQETRRIVGAMLQHITYHEFMPSVFGQSDMKAWGLTSPSWGFHDVYDPEVDASIRNGFATAAFRFGHSLVRSFMSHYTRDYQFDGDSLLQHIFGNTSVILSNHNRINTFLRGLSVDRASKMDRFLSSQILDHLFEDKKGDALDLAALNIQRGRDHGLPGYNHWRQMCKLTVATTFDPDQPNGLVDHPYEDAEILSSLYRHPDDIDLFPGAISERPVPGGLVGPTVTCILGKQFAFLKTGDRFWYERKNEDTGFTLEQLNSIKSVSLARVMCDNSNIEKIQAHVFWRIGMDERYMNPVVGCWSLPALDLTLWKDNGAYWSNWSEWSPCFASFRHRSRTCPNEVTMCDGPNTQFKKCSKQSCDKFVTPEDRFNCLMNIADIFDFKK; encoded by the exons ATGAGGCGGTTCGTGAAGCCATTGTACGATGACG GCGTGTCCTTCCCGCGTGCAAGGGGCAGAAACGGAGGTGTGCTGCCGAGCCCCCGTTTCGTGAGCTCCATGCTGCATGCCTCGAGACAGCCGATTCCTGATGATGAGTTCGTCACCCACATGGTGATGCAGTGGGGGCAGTTCCTCGACCACGACATCACCAGCACGCCAGTTCACAGAG GTTTGTCCGGATCTGCGGTCACCTGCTGCGTGGATGATCTGGTTCCTGCCAATCTGAGTCAGGCCATCCTCAACAATCTCAGACACAG AGATATCTGTTTTCCTATAGCAGTGCCACGGAATGATCATAGGTTTGGTCACCGGTCGTGTCTCAACTTCGTGCGGTCTATCCAGGTGGCCAATGCGGACTGCTCGGATG TTCCGGTTGAGCAGCTCAATCAGCTAACAGCGTACGTGGACGGTTCTCAGATTTACGGGTCGACAGAGGAGGAAGAGAAATCTCTGAGGACAGGAATGAACG GTCAGCTGAAGAGCTCGAGGGACGGACTCCTGCCTAGAGAGGAGAAGGAGATTTGTGAGATGGACAGACCAGGAGCCTTCTGTTTCAAAGCAG GTGACGAGCGCGTCAACGAACAGATGGGCCTGACGACGATGCACACGACGTGGATGCGACAACACAACCGGATCGCCGCCGACCTGCAGACTCTGAACCCGCACTGGGACGACGAACACGTGTTTCAGGAGACTAGGCGCATCGTGGGCGCCATGCTGCAGCACATCACGTACCACGAGTTCATGCCGTCAGTGTTCGGTCAGTCCGACATGAAGGCCTGGGGCCTGACGTCGCCCAGCTGGGGCTTCCACGACGTTTATGACCCGGAAGTGGACGCCAGCATACGCAACGGGTTCGCGACAGCCGCGTTCCGGTTTGGCCACTCGCTGGTTCGGTCGTTCATGTCGCACTACACGCGGGACTACCAGTTCGACGGCGACTCGCTCCTGCAGCACATATTCGGCAACACGTCCGTCATCCTGTCCAACCACAACAGGATCAACACCTTTCTGCGCGGTCTCAGCGTCGATCGCGCAAGCAAGATGGACCGCTTCCTGTCGAGTCAGATCCTTGACCATCTGTTCGAAGACAAGAAAGGAGACGCCCTTGACCTTGCGGCCTTGAACATTCAGAGAGGTCGTGATCACGGACTTCCGGGGTACAATCATTGGCGGCAGATGTGTAAACTTACTGTCGCGACGACCTTTGACCCCGATCAGCCAAATGGACTAGTAGATCACCCGTACGAAGATGCCGAGATTTTAAGTTCTCTGTACAg ACACCCAGACGACATCGACCTGTTTCCCGGGGCGATCTCCGAGCGGCCTGTCCCCGGCGGTCTCGTGGGTCCTACCGTCACGTGCATCCTCGGCAAACAGTTTGCCTTCCTCAAGACTGGGGACAGGTTCTGGTATGAGCGTAAAAACGAAGACACCGGCTTCACATTAG AGCAGCTGAACAGCATCAAGTCGGTGTCGCTGGCTCGCGTCATGTGCGACAACTCCAACATCGAGAAGATTCAAGCTCACGTCTTCTGGAGGATCGGGATGGACGAGCGGTATAT GAACCCAGTGGTCGGTTGCTGGTCACTTCCGGCTCTTGATCTGACTCTCTGGAAAGACAATGGAGCCTATTGGTCAAACTGGTCCGAGTGGTCGCCATGTTTCGCCAGCTTCCGTCATCGAAGTCGAACTTGCCCGAACGAAGTGACTATGTGTGACGGTCCCAACACACAGTTCAAAAAGTGTTCCAAACAATCGTGCGATAAATTCGTCACTCCAGAAGATAGATTCAACTGTCTAATGAATATAGCCGACATatttgactttaaaaaataa